A genomic window from Streptomyces mirabilis includes:
- a CDS encoding CoA transferase: MTRTDFAWAALGGDPALVSRISAVAREGVLPARLPVRGTARACVAVCALAGAELTAGRTGGKVPEVRVDDGAVATAFHSERHLRVDGREPVNFAPLSRFWRTADGWVRTHANYPHHQKRLLGALGVPEGRGSLTEVVAEVLAERSAIEVEETVYAAGGLAIALRTPGRWAAHPQGRAIAAHPLVTRERLDTAPVRPLVPLAGDPLLPAAGVRVLDLTRVIAGPVATRTLALLGADVLRIDSPRLPEIDDQHADLDFGKRSATLDLSARGGRSAFEELLAEADVVVTGYRPGALDRFGLSPGALAERRPGLVVAQLSAWGAYGPWSGRRGFDSLVQVATGIAEIEGSAERPGALPAQALDHGTGYLLAAAVLRSLTEQAREGGTRLVRLALARTAAWLMDGSAHGDEEPADTSYEPGPWLAETDSDLGRLRYARSPVSFAGGPFDWARPPGRWGTDRARWA; encoded by the coding sequence ATGACTCGTACGGACTTCGCGTGGGCCGCTCTGGGCGGCGACCCCGCACTCGTCTCACGGATCTCGGCTGTCGCACGGGAGGGTGTGCTGCCCGCACGGCTGCCGGTGCGCGGGACGGCCCGGGCCTGTGTCGCGGTCTGTGCCCTCGCCGGGGCCGAACTGACCGCAGGGCGCACCGGAGGGAAGGTGCCCGAGGTGCGCGTGGACGACGGGGCCGTCGCCACCGCCTTCCACAGTGAGCGGCATCTGCGCGTCGACGGTCGTGAGCCGGTCAACTTCGCCCCGCTGTCCCGGTTCTGGCGGACGGCGGACGGCTGGGTCCGCACCCACGCGAACTATCCGCACCACCAGAAGCGGCTGCTGGGCGCGCTGGGTGTGCCGGAGGGCCGGGGCTCCCTCACCGAGGTGGTCGCCGAGGTGCTCGCAGAGCGATCGGCCATCGAGGTGGAGGAGACGGTGTACGCGGCCGGCGGACTCGCGATCGCCCTGCGCACGCCCGGCCGGTGGGCGGCGCACCCACAGGGGCGGGCGATCGCCGCACACCCGCTGGTGACCCGCGAGCGGCTGGACACGGCACCCGTACGACCGCTCGTCCCGCTCGCCGGGGATCCGCTGCTGCCCGCCGCGGGCGTCCGCGTGCTGGACCTCACCCGGGTCATCGCGGGCCCGGTGGCCACCCGCACGCTCGCCCTCCTCGGCGCGGACGTCCTGCGGATCGACAGCCCGCGCCTGCCCGAAATCGACGACCAGCACGCCGACCTGGACTTCGGGAAGCGTTCCGCCACGCTCGACCTGTCAGCGCGCGGGGGTCGCTCGGCCTTCGAGGAGCTGCTCGCCGAGGCCGATGTCGTCGTCACCGGGTACCGGCCCGGCGCACTGGACCGGTTCGGGCTCTCCCCCGGGGCACTGGCCGAGCGGCGGCCCGGTCTGGTGGTGGCGCAGCTGTCGGCGTGGGGCGCCTACGGGCCGTGGTCCGGGCGGCGGGGCTTCGACAGTCTGGTGCAGGTCGCCACCGGGATCGCGGAGATCGAGGGGTCCGCCGAGCGTCCGGGTGCGCTGCCCGCGCAGGCCCTCGACCACGGCACGGGGTACCTGCTGGCCGCCGCGGTGCTCCGGTCGCTCACCGAGCAGGCCCGGGAGGGCGGGACGCGGCTCGTCCGGCTCGCGCTCGCGCGGACGGCCGCGTGGCTGATGGACGGGTCGGCGCACGGGGACGAGGAGCCCGCCGACACCTCGTACGAACCGGGCCCCTGGCTCGCCGAGACCGACAGCGACCTGGGCCGGCTCAGGTACGCACGGTCGCCCGTCTCCTTCGCCGGCGGGCCCTTCGACTGGGCACGGCCGCCGGGACGTTGGGGGACGGACCGGGCCCGGTGGGCCTGA